In the Cryptococcus neoformans var. neoformans JEC21 chromosome 1, complete sequence genome, one interval contains:
- a CDS encoding endoplasmic reticulum protein, putative, with protein MKDSAILISLLFSLLLFTPVTFAAQEEQKVVVPSQIQGLNPSLYDKYEPTKSGLFHCLDSSKSIPFSAINDDYCDCPDGSDEPGTAACSNGLFWCKNEGHIPGSVRKSRVNDGLCEPECCDGSDEWATGACPNNCEAIGKEWRAAKEASEKIRKTGAKVRGTYIKWAQGEKKRLEEDLARKRQELVTKEQEVAKAKAILDKTEARSQEDLERKKQSPVYISLLSHRLALARLRSKTSSLEAEIESLHSLLREMAKGYNPNYQDMAVKAAVVGYEELTGIKYREGESEGEMEVKKEQNEEDDKEEEITEEELEELEKEDLEALLLSDTTDENEEDEEDDGTSLLWKLDEYIPDSLYGSWEHVRDVAIDWMIRFGLAGRSKAKTSSGDGPQAAAAREKHRLLNNELVKLNGAIRNTEDTLKNMEFHYGPEGEWKKLDGTCVDKVVGDYTYELCFFGKATQKSNKDKSSNNLGSFNQWNTAAEQGSFGYYSQQLYKNGAKCWNGPNRSVTVDLSCGTSNALISVSEPEKCEYRFKITSPALCWPDVPDSPADDVKVKEEL; from the exons GGCCTTTTCCACTGCCTTGATAGCTCGAAGTCTATCCCCTTTTCGGCCATCAATGACGACTATTGTGACTGCCCAGATGGTTCAGATGAACCAGGAACTGCAGCCTGCAGCAACGGTCTGTTCTGGTGCAAGAATGAGGGACACATCCCTGGCTCGGTAAGAAAGAGTAGAGTCAATGATGGTTTATGTG AGCCCGAATGTTGCGATGGCTCAGACGAATGGGCCACCGGGGCTTGCCCAAATAACTGCGAAGCTATTGGTAAGGAATGGAGGGCCGCCAAAGAGGCTTCTGAAAAAATCAGAAAAACA GGTGCTAAAGTCCGAGGAACATACATCAAATGGGCTCAAggtgaaaagaaaagactggaagaagaccttgcaaggaagaggcaggaGCTTGTAACCAAAGAGCAAGAGGTTGCCAAGGCAAAGG CGATTCTCGACAAGACCGAGGCTCGCAGCCAGGAGGATCTTGAACGAAAGAAACAATCAC CTGTATATATATCCCTCCTGTCACATCGCCTCGCTCTCGCCCGCCTTCGATCGAAGACAAGCAGTCTTGAGGCCGAAATCGAATCTCTCCATTCACTCCTTCGTGAAATGGCTAAGGGATACAATCCGAACTACCAAGATATGGCCGTTAAGGCTGCCGTTGTGGGATACGAGGAATTAACTGGGATCAAGTAccgagagggagagagtgaaggggagatggaggtgaAAAAAGAGCAgaacgaagaggatgataaggaggaagaaatcactgaggaagagctcgaggaactggaaaaggaggacTTGGAGGCTTTGCTGCTTTCCGATACAACAGATGAAaacgaagaggatgaggaagatgatgggacTAGCCTCT TGTGGAAACTTGACGAGTACATTCCTGACTCTCTTTATGGCTCTTGGGAACATGTAAGAGATGTCGCCATCGACTGGATGATTCGTTTCGGTCTCGCTGGTCGATCCAAGGCTAAAACATCCAGCGGAGACGGCCCGC AGGCTGCCGCTGCAAGGGAGAAACACAGGCTGCTCAACAATGAGCTTGTCAAGTTAAATGGCGCTATCCGTAACACCGAGGATACTCTTAAGAACATGGAATTCCACTACGGCCCGGAGGGTgaatggaagaagcttgatGGAACCTGTGTTGACAAAGTTGTGGGAGA CTATACCTACGAACTCTGCTTCTTCGGAAAGGCTACTCAAAAAAGTAACAAGGACAAGTCTTCCAATAATCTTGG ATCGTTCAACCAATGGAACACTGCTGCAGAACAAGGCTCTTTTGGCTACTACTCTCAACAACTGTACAAAAACGGAGCCAAGTGCTGGAACGGTCCTAATCGAAGTGTCACCGTTGATCTCTCTTGCGGTACCTCCAACGCCCTTATTTCGGTTTCTGAACCCGAAAAATGCGAGTATAGATTCAAGATCACCAGTCCTGCTCTCTGCTGGCCGGACGTACCAGATAGCCCAGCAGACGATGTGaaagtcaaagaagaactcTAA